tattttaaaatggattaaatcattttttccctcagcaatctacacataataccccacaatgacaaagcgaaaacaggtttctctacatttttgcaaatgtatctatatataaatatatataaaacgtATTTGcataagtaatcagaccctttgctatgagactccaaattgagctcaggtgtatcctgtttccattgatcatctttgagatgattctacaacttggagtccacctgtggtaaattcaattgattggacataatttggaaaggcacataactgtctatattaggtcccacagtgcatgtcagagcaaaaaccaagccatgagatcgaaggaattgtccatagagctccaagacatgattgtgtcgaggcatagatctggggaagggaaccgaACATTTATGAAGCattcaaggtccccaagaacacagtggcctccatcattcttgaataggagtttggaatcaccaagactcttcatagagctggccacccggccaaactgagcaatcaggggagaagggccttggtcagggaggtgaccatgaatcttgtggtcactctgacagagctgcaaagttcctctgtggaaatgggagaaccttccagaaggacaaccatctttgcagcgctccaccaatcaggcctttatggagagtggccagatggaagccacccctcagtaaaaggcacgttacagcctgcttggagtttgtcaaaaggcacctaaaggactctcagaccatgagaaaccagattctctggtctgatgaaagcaagattgaactctttggcctgaatgccaaccgtcacgtctggaggaaacctggcaccatcccaacagtgaagcatggtggtggcagcatcatgctgtggggatgtcagGATCAAGGTGAAAGATGAacgagagagatccttgatgaaaacttgctccagtgtactcaggacttcagactgggggcaaaggttcaccttccaacagaacaacgaccctaagcacacagccaagacaacgcaagagtggctttgggacaagtctctgaatgtccttgagtggcccagacagagcccggacttgaacccaatgtaaaatctctggagagacctgaaaatagctgtgcagcaatgctccccatccaacctgacagagcttgagaggatctgcagagaatgggagaaactccccaaatacaggtgtgccaagctcgtaGCATCATACCAAAAagtctcaaggctgtaatcgccaaaggttcttcaacaaagtactgagtaaagggtctgaatacttatgtaaatgtcatatttcaatttatttgtcaatttatttatttataataaatttgcaaacatttctaaaaacctgtatttgctttgtcattatgggctattgtgtgtagattgatgagggtaaaaaaatcaattttatcaattttagaatgtcaagtggtctgaatactttccgaatactgTACCAATAAGAGTGATCTATTGTGAAGAGAATACGAGGGATCCTTGGCGAATAGGAGGGAGATATACTGTTACAAAGGGAGGGTTACATGATGATGGGTAAGAGAGAAATTTGATAAATAGGCCTACATGTGGAAAGATTGGATGAGAGAGCAGGCAAACAGTAGCACAATGGCAAGATGCATATGGCCAATGATAGGTTGGGAGATACGTCAGTCAAAGGTTACTAAGTGACTCTGATGTCCACGAAGTGAAGTGATGTCCACAAGTTAAATGATAGGGCGGGAGATGTGTCAATCAGAGGGTGGATGGTCGGTCAGAGATGGGAAACACAGGTGAGCTGTCAGGCTGTGGGGTCATAAAGCTCGACGCCAGACGAGGGCAGGTGCAAATGTCCACCGGTCACACTGGGGAGCACAGAGAGGTCTGGTAGGTTGCTGAGATGAGAACGCAGATCCTTCCGTACCTGGGTCACCCGCGCCAGCTTGCGCTTGTACTCCTGAAACAACAAGAATAGGTGTGAGGAATAATGTGACATTTTTTTGTACAACATTAGAATTGGAGTTGGATATGCTGTTCAATTGTTAGACATCATTTTGGAGTTCACTGTACACCTTGTAGCTCATTGTGAACCTTGTAGCACAATAGTTCGGAAAGGGAGGATTTACAAAGAAACTTGGACACATCAGAGTAAACTGACATTCAATCATTTCCGTTTCATTGTGAACCCCTATTTACTTTTATAAGTGGCtaaaatataacattttgaaTGAAAAAGTGAGTGGTAGGTGGTCTTATattattagtgtgtgtgttagtattttgtttattttttactaaAAATCATCATCATCCTACATCAACCTCTCACATCAGGATCACAGAGGGATGGCAAGGTAAATATTTCTGATGGACCTTTACTATAATCATTCCATCTTTAAAGTTGTGAGCTTTGAAATCCTTTCATTACATTTCAAGTCACAGAAATAGTAGTGTTCGATTCATTCATTTATTTACTACAGAGAAAAACAGAGGCTATTCCTTATCTCCTATTTTTAAGGCAGTGTGACTACTCTAAATATTAAAATAAGCATTAAAGCCAAATCAATAGTATAGTATGGGAGAAATGCAACCTTATAGGCAAGTCAAGGATATGCTAAGGCCTGTAACCAAGACCCAGTTTGACAAACAACCCCTTAGCAATTGTCAGACTCCCCTTCGCTAGCATTGACCCAGTCATGTCGTTAACCCATAGCCTCAATGTGGGGGAGTAAAACCACCCTGAACCCAGAGTACAAGGTGAGCCAGAAAATAGTCAAAGCCAAAAGACCCATCACTAGAAGGCATGTGTTTAGAACTGGTGGTGGACAACTCTAGTCCTGGGGAGCTGCAGAGTTCCGCTTTTTACTCCAGCCAGGCTAACACACCTGATTAAACTCATTGTGGTCCAAATTAATATggattacttttattattacaaGGGATGATTTGGTGTGTTAGTGCTGAGTGGGATCAAAATACTTCCCATACTGCAGCCCTCCAGGACCagagttgcccacccctggttCAGGGGCTTGACTATTCAAATTGAGAAGAAACCAAAATCATATTTGCACACCAGTAAAAAAAAGATCAAACTATGAATATAATTTACACTTGCTGAAAATACCTTCAATGGCATTTTAAGTACCCCAGTATGAGTAAGAATATTATTTTGAACTTTAGATTCAGTTTATAAGACTCTAGCCATCTGTGAATGCACTTAATTTCAAATAAATGGACAAATGTCGCATGGGCCTGTCTGTGTGCGTTGTGTGCGTTGAGTTTCCAAATGTTTAAGAGGCATAAGACATTTGACTCATATTGTACATTTGAGGCTACTGTTTAATAGCATTCAAGTACATTTTTCTGCTGTAGTTTTTGTGTTATTTTGTTGAAGTCATGACCTCACTGACTATTTGCAATGTAAAGTATCTGTTCATGAATGACTACCAAAGCTGGgttttaaaaatgtgttttagTTATCGAAAAAAACGTATGTCTTATGTAATAACATAGCAGGTGAAGTTTGATTGTTTTTATGCtaaatatgtatttaatataatgaCACTCAAAAGTAAAGTCAATCAAATTGGACTGGAGTAATGCAATGCAACCCCCACCAGTACAAACACAAGTAGCATCAAATAACAGCACTCACAGATTCAGTTTTAATTTCTCATTTATTTTTCTTTATTACAAGAGAGATTTGTTGAATTGCAGATACACTGCAGATACAGAGACCAGGAGATGTGATCTTGCTCAGTTCCTGTGGGTAAAGGCTGGACAGTTAAGCATTCAGCAATTACAAAACAGTAAATTGTTCCCCACAGTGTATTAGAAACCAACAGAAATAGTGTGTTGTCGTTTTGCAAGCAATTGGGTGAGATGTCATCTTTGCTAAAGCCTTCAGGGCCTGAACTAACCATGGGGGAGGAAGACACCACTGATAAGTGGAGAGATGCATAATGACTTGAATCCTATCTTGAGGTAAACATGTAACTCAAACCATGGTGCAAATCTCCCATTGACAATGTGGGATTTGCATGAAAGGTCCAGTTAAGCATGTCTATGTCAAGTTTAGGAAAGGCCAAATGAGTTTAAACTGAACAACTATTTTGCCCCATGGATGTTTTCTTTGGCAGGACACAGAATATTAATATTGTACAGAAGAGTTGCTTTTTGCCAAGCACTATTTTGAGCATTCTTTGTTCAATTCCATTGGTGAGATGCAAAACATACCATTGGAAAGGGTGAAATGATACAGGGCTACAAGAGGAAAATACATGCTACAAAAACAGAAACACAAAGAGTGAATGAAACAACatgcgagacagacagacacaatgaaGATGGAGAATGATAGAAAAGGGTGTGTAGTGAAAAAAGAAAGGTGATTATTTACTTCTAGTTTCTGCTCGTTCTGCGCCAGGCCGTCCCTCTGGCTGTGTAGAAACAGGGTGAGCGTCCGCGTAAGCTGCCGCCGGTCGTCGATCTCCGCCGCCAAACGGCCGCTGAAGTCCGCCAGCAGCATGCACGCCTCCTCCACCAGCCTGGACAGGCGCTCACCCTGCTCTCTATCTGAAACAcacagaggagggggacagaATGGTTGAATGGTTCATTGGGGCACATCTCATCCAACATTTGAGTGTCTTCAATGATGACAAATGATATCAagcactggtgtgtgtgtgtgtgtgtgtgtgtgtgtgtgtgtgtgtgtgtgtgtgtgtgtgtgtgtgtgtgtgtgtgtgtgtgtgtgtatacacacacgttttactatacttgtgagtaccagaagtcctcacaaaaataacaaaccaaCTAAAATTCAGAAGTGGGCACATTTTGCCGGTCCTCACTTGTAAAagggctattttaggcttaggagttagggttaaggttggaattagggttatgggtCCAATCAAGTATAGTAAGACAtacttgtgtgcatgtgtgggtcCAATGAGCATTGTTGGTTAAATTACATCCCCAACCTAACAGCCCTTCATCAGTTGTGGTTGACTGAGGTGGGACTTATCATGTGATTGAGAGATTTGTTAATTGTATGGCCAACTAATGTACAATGGGCTCTATTTTCGGCTGGCGTTAAGGTGGAGCTAGTGTTAAAACGCAAGTTAGTTTGCATTTTCGTCATTTAAAAACTGCCGCACTGGCATTTTCCATCCCTAACGCCAGGTACGGCAATTTACCTGTTTTATATCAGCTCACTTAACACTCAAATGGGAGGGGTGGAAATAtttgaggtgtgtccttaaaaacatgaTCCAAGTTTCTATTTTCAAGCAGTGCTGATAGGATACTCAAATATAATGTTTGAGAGGCGTAGAACAGTGATCTGACATTCCCTTTCTATATATGCATTGTAGGCAGGCCCACATTATTTTAGTCATGCAGGTCCCGTTTTGGAAGTGCCCCCCGCCCACCCTACGTGTCCATACCATCATGAAAAGAGAACCTTGGTGAACACCGGTGAACCTCGTATTAAGAAGTTATCTGTAACCTGCAACAATTGCTTGTTTTCTGTTTAATATGTTCAAAACCCAAGCCTGCCCATAGGCCTACTATAACTAAGGCTGGTTCAACAGTAATGCGTGTCTTTTTTATCATTAGAGTTTACATTCATTCATTGTTGTtgtaaagaaaaagaaaaagattGAACTTTTATTACAATCAAAAACAAAACAAGCAGTCTTATTACAATGATTCTCCTGGTTTTATGGTAACAACGTCCGTGGTCCACATGCAACTTCTGGGGATGTGAAAATGTGATCTGACCTGTAAGATGTTTCCGATTATGTTCATAAAACACAGGCCTATTTGGGAGCAGTATAATGTGAGTGGacatcctccctttctctttatAGTGGATCTTTGTCCAGCCACTGTGAAAAGGTTTGGATGTGTGTTAAACTCTCCATAGTCTGCGTTGTTTTAATATTATATACCCACGGGGAGAAATTATAGTGCCTGTTGTTTTGTTTAGAACTTGATTATAATTACTTGTTCTCTTTGTAGGCCTAATCAATAATGCATTTaaccttgtttttttttactaTGTTTAGTatgtccatgctcagccataatgcaatttacagtaggcctagcccctatatcagtctCTCAGCTATTGTAGCCACTTAgaacaatgtggactgcaaaTGGCTTCATGTTAACTATTTAGCCAAGATTggtctacattttgttatttcGTTTCTGTAAGCCATTTAACAAACTATAAAACGGACTAACATTGGAATTGGAGTTGATTCCAAGGTAATACATAAAAGACCataaatacacaacttgaagcaaACCACATATTTCGCCATGGCGcacattctgattggccagtgaggccTCGACACACTCACACCGTgtgtttattcatcaaaacccagccctttcaCTCCAACGCCAATTGTACGTGAAAATAACATAAATATTTCTGACACAACCCTGAACATATAGCGCTACCGGCAGCACTTAGATTTACAATtgcgttaggtttgttaaaataaaGCCCAGTATGTTTAACAacatatatttaacctttatttaactaggcaagttagtaaagaataaattcttattttacattgacggcctaccacggccaaaccataccctaacccggacgacgctgggccaattgtgcgccgcactatgggactcccgatcacggccatttgtgatacagcccgggatcaaaccggggtctgtagtgacacctctagcactgagatgcagtgccttagaccgctgcgccactcaggagcccttaCATGTAAAACAACACATGTCACTGCACCTATATAGTGTATGTGACAAAACATTTGGGGTTTGTTTAACTGACTGTAAGTAGTATTTATATGTAGCATGGTGTCTGTCTTTGATTTTCCCCAGAGGACAGCATTAACACGGTCCATTCACTTCCAAAAACTAGGCTATACACACAGCTGGGTCAACTGCACCCTATATGCCACCCCTTCCAACAACAGCATTCTCTGGAGCATGGCTGACTGTAGCGAATGGGAGTGTGGGATAGAGGTGTGTGCCAGGGCCTACCTGTGATCCTGTGCAGCAGTGACGTGTCCTGCACCTCAGCAGGCAAGGAGGAGATTCGCTGTCGCAGTGCTGAGTCCCCAGAGGCTGCATTCTCAAGCTCCTGCAGGGCCCG
Above is a genomic segment from Oncorhynchus masou masou isolate Uvic2021 chromosome 12, UVic_Omas_1.1, whole genome shotgun sequence containing:
- the LOC135549628 gene encoding regulation of nuclear pre-mRNA domain-containing protein 1A-like isoform X1, translated to MSAFSEAALEKKLSELSNSQQSVQTLSLWLIHHRKHSKTIVNVWFNELKKAKVSRKLTFLYLANDVIQNSKKKGPEFTQDFAPVIVDAFKHVSREGEDPCKKQLGRVLSIWQERAVYENNLLDQLSHVLLGEKKAKKRPYEEIQLDDQDLASQSSPAEPPQTAELIRALQELENAASGDSALRQRISSLPAEVQDTSLLHRITDREQGERLSRLVEEACMLLADFSGRLAAEIDDRRQLTRTLTLFLHSQRDGLAQNEQKLEVNNHLSFFTTHPFLSFSIFIVSVCLACCFIHSLCFCFCSMYFPLVALYHFTLSNGMFCISPMELNKECSK